In Burkholderia gladioli, a genomic segment contains:
- a CDS encoding peptidoglycan D,D-transpeptidase FtsI family protein: MKQRQSKSSAKSSVKFASSPVLSVHLPMWRSKLVVFMLFMAFVALAARAFWIQGPGNAFYQKQGESRYQRTLELPATRGKILDRNGLVLATSLPVRAIWAIPESVPDDLGADKLTQLGQLLDMSSTELRRKLSEDKSFVYVKRQVPIEVADKVAALDIPGIYARNEYKRFYPEGEITAHLIGFTNVEDEGQEGVELADQKMLAGIPGSRHVIKDRVGHIVEDVDEQMPPHNGTDVDLSIDSKIQYITYANLKAAVDKFHAKAGAAVVVDVRTGEVLSLVNYPTYNPNDRSHLTGEQLRNRVLTDVFEPGSIMKPFTVSLALDLHRVSPTTLVDTGNGHFVLDGAPISDDAGFGVLTVGGVIQKSSNIGATKIAMTMRPEEMWNMYTSIGLGQAPKVGFPGAAAGRLRPWKSWRRIEQATMSYGYGLSVSLFQLAHAYTAIAHDGELMPLSIFKASETQPPQGPQVFSPTTAREVREMLESVVTKNGTSPDAAVPGYRVGGKSGTAYKQVGRGYDHKKYRASFVGMAPMPNPRIVVAVSVDEPTAGSHFGGQVSGPVFSAIVGDTLRALNVPPNMPVKQLVVSDDTAPAPGAPKSAGAQKLAALPASHLSVSSSAHNRPGVVR; encoded by the coding sequence ATGAAACAGCGCCAGTCGAAGTCGAGCGCGAAATCGAGCGTCAAGTTCGCGTCGAGCCCGGTGCTGTCGGTGCACCTGCCGATGTGGCGCTCGAAGCTGGTGGTCTTCATGCTGTTCATGGCCTTCGTGGCCCTGGCCGCGCGCGCCTTCTGGATCCAGGGCCCCGGCAACGCCTTCTACCAGAAGCAGGGCGAGAGCCGTTATCAGCGCACGCTCGAATTGCCGGCCACGCGCGGCAAGATCCTCGACCGCAACGGACTGGTGCTGGCCACCAGCCTGCCGGTGCGCGCCATCTGGGCGATTCCCGAATCGGTGCCGGACGATCTCGGCGCCGACAAGCTTACCCAGCTCGGCCAGTTGCTCGACATGAGCTCGACCGAGCTGCGCCGCAAGCTGTCCGAGGACAAGAGCTTCGTCTACGTGAAGCGGCAGGTGCCGATCGAGGTGGCCGACAAGGTCGCCGCGCTCGATATCCCCGGCATCTACGCCCGCAACGAATACAAGCGTTTCTACCCGGAAGGGGAGATCACGGCTCACCTGATCGGCTTCACCAACGTCGAGGACGAGGGGCAGGAAGGCGTCGAGCTGGCCGACCAGAAGATGCTGGCCGGCATCCCGGGCAGCCGCCACGTGATCAAGGACCGCGTCGGGCATATCGTCGAGGATGTCGACGAGCAGATGCCGCCGCACAACGGTACCGACGTCGACCTCTCGATCGACAGCAAGATCCAGTACATCACCTACGCGAACCTGAAGGCCGCCGTCGACAAGTTCCACGCCAAGGCCGGCGCGGCGGTCGTGGTCGACGTGCGCACCGGCGAGGTGCTGTCGCTGGTCAACTACCCGACCTACAACCCTAACGACCGTTCCCACCTGACCGGCGAGCAGTTGCGCAACCGCGTGCTGACCGACGTGTTCGAGCCCGGCTCGATCATGAAGCCGTTCACGGTGTCGCTCGCGCTGGACTTGCATCGCGTCTCGCCGACCACGCTGGTCGACACCGGCAACGGCCATTTCGTGCTGGACGGCGCGCCGATCTCGGACGATGCCGGTTTCGGCGTGCTGACGGTGGGCGGCGTGATCCAGAAATCGAGCAACATCGGCGCGACCAAGATCGCCATGACGATGCGGCCCGAGGAAATGTGGAATATGTATACCAGCATCGGTCTCGGCCAGGCGCCGAAGGTCGGTTTTCCCGGCGCGGCGGCGGGCCGCCTGCGGCCCTGGAAGAGCTGGCGCCGCATCGAGCAGGCCACCATGTCCTACGGTTATGGCCTGTCGGTCTCGCTGTTCCAGCTCGCGCATGCCTACACGGCGATCGCGCACGACGGCGAACTGATGCCGCTGTCGATCTTCAAGGCCAGCGAGACCCAGCCGCCGCAAGGCCCGCAGGTGTTTTCGCCGACCACCGCGCGCGAAGTGCGCGAGATGCTGGAGAGCGTGGTCACCAAGAACGGCACCTCGCCCGACGCGGCGGTGCCGGGCTATCGCGTCGGCGGCAAGAGCGGCACGGCCTACAAGCAGGTCGGCCGCGGTTACGACCACAAGAAGTACCGCGCCTCCTTCGTGGGCATGGCGCCGATGCCGAATCCGCGCATCGTGGTCGCCGTGTCGGTCGACGAACCGACCGCGGGCAGCCACTTCGGCGGCCAGGTTTCGGGGCCCGTGTTCTCGGCGATCGTCGGCGATACGCTGCGCGCGCTGAACGTGCCGCCCAACATGCCGGTCAAGCAGCTGGTGGTGTCCGACGACACGGCGCCGGCGCCCGGCGCACCGAAATCCGCCGGCGCGCAGAAGCTGGCCGCGCTGCCCGCGAGCCATCTCAGCGTGTCGAGTTCGGCACACAATCGCCCAGGAGTCGTTCGATGA
- a CDS encoding UDP-N-acetylmuramoyl-L-alanyl-D-glutamate--2,6-diaminopimelate ligase: MSAVRSSHPAHSTIAAALAWLRAHAQPGANLYSDSRAVQAGDVFLAYAVDGVDNRSHIAGALARGAAAVLVQPDGFAIDALDPTVTHAVPDLGALAGEIASGWYGDPSDAMFAVGVTGTNGKTSCTQWIATALSALRTPCAVIGTLGSGMPGRLVATGFTTPDAPQLQRSLAQLRDEGAKAVAMEVSSHALQQGRVNGTAFDVAVFTNLTQDHLDYHRTFEAYEAAKAKLFAWRGLRHAVVNRDDAAGARLLATLAGRVRTVAYGIDERADAPEADRQLIAHEVRATATGTAFRLESSWGSAEVEVGTLGLFNVSNLLAVLGTLLVADVPFEAALTELRRLESVNGRMQRLGGRVANDEPLVVVDYAHTPDALEKTLEALRPIAEARGGALVCMFGCGGDRDATKRPLMGGIAERLADRVVVTSDNPRSEPPLAILEQIVAGMKTPAAALRIEDRASAILQAVRGAAREDVVLLAGKGHEATQEIMGKKREFSDQDHARLALAARATQAHGGGE, encoded by the coding sequence ATGAGCGCCGTCCGCAGTTCCCATCCGGCGCACTCCACCATCGCAGCCGCGCTCGCGTGGCTGCGCGCGCATGCACAGCCCGGCGCGAACCTGTATTCCGATTCGCGCGCCGTGCAGGCGGGCGACGTGTTCCTGGCCTATGCCGTGGACGGTGTCGACAACCGCTCGCATATCGCCGGTGCGCTGGCGCGCGGCGCGGCGGCCGTGCTGGTGCAGCCCGACGGTTTCGCGATCGACGCTCTCGACCCCACCGTCACGCACGCGGTGCCGGATCTCGGCGCGTTGGCCGGCGAGATCGCCAGCGGCTGGTACGGCGACCCGAGCGACGCGATGTTCGCGGTCGGTGTGACGGGCACCAACGGCAAGACCTCCTGCACGCAATGGATCGCCACCGCGCTGAGCGCGTTGCGCACCCCCTGCGCGGTGATCGGCACGCTCGGCAGCGGCATGCCGGGACGCCTGGTCGCGACCGGCTTCACCACGCCCGATGCGCCGCAATTGCAGCGCAGCCTCGCGCAACTGCGCGACGAGGGCGCCAAGGCGGTGGCCATGGAGGTGTCCTCGCACGCGCTGCAGCAGGGCCGCGTCAACGGCACCGCCTTCGACGTCGCCGTGTTCACCAACCTGACCCAGGATCATCTCGACTACCACCGGACCTTCGAGGCCTACGAAGCCGCCAAGGCGAAGCTGTTCGCCTGGCGCGGGCTGCGCCATGCCGTGGTCAATCGCGACGACGCGGCAGGCGCCCGCCTGCTCGCCACGCTGGCGGGGCGCGTGCGCACCGTCGCCTACGGCATCGACGAGCGCGCCGATGCGCCCGAGGCCGATCGCCAACTGATCGCGCACGAGGTGCGCGCGACCGCGACGGGCACGGCGTTCCGGCTCGAATCCTCATGGGGTTCGGCCGAGGTCGAGGTCGGCACGCTCGGCCTGTTCAATGTCAGTAACCTGCTGGCCGTGCTCGGCACGCTGCTGGTCGCCGACGTGCCGTTCGAGGCTGCGCTGACCGAACTGCGCAGGCTCGAGTCGGTCAATGGCCGCATGCAGCGGCTCGGCGGCCGGGTCGCCAACGACGAACCGCTGGTGGTGGTCGATTACGCCCACACGCCGGATGCGCTGGAGAAGACGCTCGAGGCCTTGCGGCCGATCGCCGAGGCACGCGGCGGCGCGCTGGTCTGCATGTTCGGCTGCGGCGGCGATCGCGACGCGACCAAGCGTCCGCTGATGGGCGGCATCGCCGAGCGGCTCGCCGATCGCGTGGTGGTGACCAGCGACAACCCGCGCAGCGAGCCGCCGCTGGCGATCCTCGAGCAGATCGTGGCCGGCATGAAGACGCCCGCCGCCGCGCTGCGCATCGAGGACCGCGCCAGCGCGATCCTGCAGGCGGTGCGAGGCGCCGCGCGCGAGGACGTGGTGCTGCTGGCCGGCAAGGGACACGAGGCAACACAGGAAATCATGGGCAAGAAGCGGGAGTTCTCGGATCAGGATCACGCGCGGCTGGCATTGGCCGCACGCGCGACGCAGGCGCATGGAGGCGGCGAATGA
- a CDS encoding UDP-N-acetylmuramoyl-tripeptide--D-alanyl-D-alanine ligase, producing the protein MTMLTLQQAAALIPGAIVTGDGNVSFSRVSTDSRSVGEGDLFVALKGERFDAHDFLADVAARGANAALVSREGAQASLPQLQVADTRLGLGALAHGWRQRFAIPLVAVTGSNGKTTVKEMIASIFAAAVGIDARLSTAGNFNNDIGLPLTLLRLSAAHRLAVIELGMNHPGETQTLAKIAAPTVALVNNAQREHQEFMATVEAVALEHASVIHALAPDGVAVFPADDKYAGIWRVAATGNAILDFALNDADRSTAAAVTGTMSGGVLAIETPVGRVEVRLQALGAHNARNALAATAAALASGVALEAIRAGLEAFEPVKGRLQVKRAAVGSLAGAMLIDDTYNANPDSMRAAIDVLAQQASPRVLVIGEMGEVGDEGPAFHREIGAYARERGIDALYATGDATRDACAAYGDTARHFDDVGALLAALDAAGFGAAATVLVKGSRYTRMERVVDALTNQPATGVTPGAH; encoded by the coding sequence ATGACGATGCTGACACTCCAGCAGGCCGCCGCGCTGATTCCGGGCGCCATCGTGACGGGCGACGGGAACGTCTCGTTCTCGCGCGTGTCCACCGACAGCCGCAGCGTGGGCGAGGGCGACCTGTTCGTCGCGCTCAAGGGCGAGCGTTTCGACGCGCACGACTTCCTGGCCGACGTGGCCGCGCGCGGCGCGAACGCGGCGCTGGTGTCGCGCGAAGGCGCGCAGGCCTCGCTGCCGCAACTGCAGGTGGCCGATACGCGCCTGGGGCTGGGCGCGCTGGCGCACGGCTGGCGCCAGCGTTTCGCGATCCCGCTGGTGGCGGTGACCGGCAGCAACGGCAAGACCACGGTCAAGGAGATGATCGCCTCGATCTTCGCGGCCGCGGTCGGCATCGACGCTCGCCTGTCGACGGCCGGCAACTTCAACAACGACATCGGCCTGCCGCTGACGCTGTTGCGCCTGAGCGCTGCGCACCGGCTCGCCGTGATCGAACTGGGGATGAACCATCCCGGCGAGACGCAGACGCTCGCGAAGATCGCCGCGCCGACGGTCGCCTTGGTGAACAACGCGCAGCGCGAGCACCAGGAATTCATGGCGACCGTCGAGGCGGTCGCGCTGGAACACGCGTCGGTGATCCACGCGCTGGCGCCGGACGGCGTCGCGGTGTTTCCGGCCGACGACAAGTACGCGGGCATCTGGCGCGTCGCGGCGACCGGCAACGCGATCCTCGATTTCGCGCTGAACGACGCGGACCGAAGCACGGCTGCCGCCGTGACCGGAACCATGTCGGGCGGCGTGCTGGCGATCGAGACGCCGGTTGGGCGCGTCGAGGTGCGCCTGCAGGCGCTCGGCGCGCACAACGCCCGCAACGCGTTGGCGGCCACCGCCGCGGCGCTCGCCTCCGGCGTCGCGCTCGAGGCGATCCGCGCCGGCCTGGAAGCCTTCGAGCCGGTGAAGGGGCGCCTGCAGGTCAAGCGCGCGGCCGTCGGCTCGCTGGCGGGCGCGATGCTGATCGACGACACCTACAACGCGAACCCCGATTCGATGCGGGCCGCGATCGACGTGCTGGCCCAGCAGGCCTCGCCGCGCGTGCTGGTGATCGGCGAGATGGGCGAGGTCGGCGACGAAGGGCCGGCCTTCCATCGCGAGATCGGCGCCTACGCGCGCGAACGCGGCATCGACGCGCTGTATGCGACGGGCGATGCCACGCGCGACGCCTGCGCGGCCTATGGCGACACGGCCCGGCATTTCGACGATGTCGGCGCGCTGCTCGCGGCCCTCGACGCGGCCGGCTTCGGCGCGGCGGCGACGGTGCTGGTGAAGGGCTCGCGCTATACGCGCATGGAGCGCGTGGTCGACGCGCTGACGAACCAACCCGCGACGGGCGTGACGCCCGGCGCACACTGA
- the mraY gene encoding phospho-N-acetylmuramoyl-pentapeptide-transferase: protein MLLALAQWLQGDASFLRLFTYLTFRAVMATITALGIGLVCGPWVIRKLTEMKVGQAVRKDGPQTHLVKSGTPTMGGVLILIGIAVATLLWGDLTNRFIWIVMLVTFGFGVVGWVDDYRKVVHKDPRGMSSKEKYFWQSLIGLFAAVYLAFSVSEASNVRVFDLFMAWVRSGLSMGLPARADLMLPFLKSISYPLGVWGFIALTYLVIVGASNAVNLTDGLDGLVIMPVVLVGSSLGIFAYVMGSSVYSKYLLFPHIPGAGELLIFCSAMGGAGLAFLWYNTHPAQVFMGDVGALALGGALGTVAVIVRQEIVLFIMGGIFVAETLSVMLQVTWFKYTKRRYGEGRRIFKMAPLHHHFELSGWKETQVVVRFWIITLMLCLFGLSTLKLR from the coding sequence ATGTTGCTGGCGCTGGCGCAATGGCTGCAAGGTGACGCAAGCTTTTTGCGCTTGTTCACATACCTGACGTTCCGTGCGGTGATGGCCACCATCACCGCGCTGGGCATCGGCCTGGTCTGTGGCCCCTGGGTGATCCGCAAGCTTACCGAAATGAAGGTCGGCCAGGCCGTGCGCAAGGACGGCCCGCAGACGCACCTGGTGAAATCGGGCACGCCGACCATGGGCGGCGTGCTGATCCTGATCGGCATCGCGGTCGCGACCCTGCTGTGGGGCGACCTGACCAACCGTTTCATCTGGATCGTGATGCTGGTCACCTTCGGCTTCGGCGTGGTCGGCTGGGTCGACGACTACCGCAAGGTGGTCCACAAGGACCCGCGCGGCATGTCGTCGAAGGAGAAGTATTTCTGGCAATCGCTGATCGGGCTGTTCGCGGCGGTCTACCTCGCCTTCAGCGTCTCGGAAGCCAGCAACGTGCGCGTGTTCGACCTGTTCATGGCCTGGGTGCGCAGCGGCCTGTCGATGGGCCTGCCGGCGCGCGCCGACCTGATGCTGCCCTTCCTCAAGTCGATCAGCTATCCGCTCGGCGTGTGGGGCTTCATCGCGCTGACCTACCTGGTGATCGTCGGCGCGAGCAATGCCGTCAACCTCACCGACGGCCTCGACGGCCTGGTGATCATGCCGGTGGTGCTGGTGGGTTCCTCGCTGGGCATCTTCGCCTACGTGATGGGCAGCTCGGTCTATTCGAAATATCTGCTGTTCCCGCACATCCCCGGCGCCGGCGAGTTGCTGATCTTCTGCTCGGCGATGGGCGGCGCGGGCCTCGCCTTCCTCTGGTACAACACGCACCCCGCGCAGGTGTTCATGGGCGACGTCGGCGCGCTGGCGCTGGGCGGCGCGCTCGGCACGGTGGCGGTGATCGTGCGCCAGGAAATCGTGCTGTTCATCATGGGCGGGATCTTCGTCGCCGAAACGCTCTCCGTGATGCTGCAGGTCACCTGGTTCAAGTACACCAAGCGCCGCTACGGCGAAGGGCGCCGCATCTTCAAGATGGCGCCGCTGCATCACCATTTCGAATTGTCCGGCTGGAAGGAAACGCAGGTGGTGGTGCGTTTCTGGATCATCACCCTGATGCTCTGTCTGTTCGGTTTGTCCACCCTCAAGCTGCGGTAA
- the murD gene encoding UDP-N-acetylmuramoyl-L-alanine--D-glutamate ligase, protein MFGDRQRPMVLVLGLGESGLAIARWCARHACPLRIADTREAPPNLAALREAVAEAEFVGGSFSPALLDGGIELVALSPGLSPQEPALAALLAAARERGIPVWGELEFFARALAALAANGYAPKVLAITGTNGKTTTTSLTGLLCERAGRSVAVAGNISPAMLDKLSAAIDAAALPDVWVLELSSFQLDSAESFAPDAAAVLNITQDHLDWHGGFEAYAAAKGRIFGPRTVRVLNRGDAEVMKFVPPAAAADAPRVVTFGLDEPSREGDYGLARDNGINWLVEAVDRDGNDEPVSPRRRKAEAAAAPNLVSKRLMPADALRIRGLHNAANALAAFALARAIELPPAALLHGLREYRGEAHRVELIASLDGVDYVDDSKGTNVGATVAALDGLAQRTVLIAGGDGKGQAFAPLAAPVARWCRAVMLIGRDAPLIREALAETGVPLVEHATLEAAVQAASVMAEPGDVVLLSPACASFDMFTGYAHRAAVFRSALEDIALDRGTTL, encoded by the coding sequence ATGTTTGGAGATCGGCAACGGCCGATGGTGCTGGTGCTGGGGCTCGGTGAATCGGGTCTCGCGATCGCGCGTTGGTGCGCGAGGCACGCCTGTCCGCTGCGGATTGCGGATACGCGCGAGGCGCCGCCGAATCTTGCCGCGCTGCGCGAGGCCGTCGCCGAGGCGGAATTCGTCGGCGGTTCGTTCTCGCCCGCCCTGCTCGACGGTGGCATCGAACTGGTCGCCCTGAGCCCGGGCCTGTCGCCGCAGGAGCCCGCGCTGGCCGCGCTGCTGGCGGCCGCGCGCGAACGCGGCATCCCGGTGTGGGGCGAACTCGAATTCTTCGCGCGCGCGCTGGCGGCGCTGGCCGCGAACGGTTACGCGCCCAAGGTGCTGGCGATCACGGGCACCAATGGCAAGACCACCACCACCAGCCTGACCGGGCTGCTCTGCGAACGCGCCGGGCGCTCGGTGGCGGTGGCGGGCAATATCAGCCCGGCCATGCTCGACAAGCTGTCGGCCGCGATCGACGCGGCCGCGCTGCCGGACGTGTGGGTGCTCGAGCTGTCGAGCTTCCAGCTGGACAGCGCGGAAAGCTTCGCGCCCGACGCGGCCGCCGTGCTCAACATCACGCAGGATCACCTCGACTGGCATGGCGGCTTCGAAGCCTATGCGGCCGCCAAGGGCCGCATCTTCGGGCCGCGCACGGTACGCGTGCTCAATCGCGGCGACGCTGAAGTCATGAAGTTCGTGCCGCCGGCGGCCGCCGCCGACGCGCCGCGTGTCGTCACCTTCGGGCTGGACGAGCCGAGCCGCGAGGGCGATTACGGCCTCGCGCGCGATAACGGCATCAACTGGCTGGTGGAAGCGGTTGATCGCGACGGCAACGACGAACCGGTCTCGCCGCGTCGCCGCAAGGCCGAAGCCGCCGCCGCGCCGAACCTGGTTTCCAAGCGGCTGATGCCGGCCGACGCGCTGCGCATCCGCGGCCTGCACAACGCCGCGAACGCGCTGGCCGCGTTCGCGCTGGCGCGCGCGATCGAGCTGCCGCCCGCCGCGCTGCTGCACGGCCTGCGCGAGTACCGCGGCGAAGCCCATCGCGTCGAGCTGATCGCCTCGCTCGACGGGGTCGACTACGTCGACGACAGCAAGGGCACCAATGTCGGCGCGACGGTCGCCGCGCTCGACGGCTTGGCGCAACGCACCGTGCTGATCGCCGGCGGCGACGGCAAGGGCCAGGCGTTCGCGCCGCTCGCGGCGCCCGTGGCGCGCTGGTGCCGCGCCGTGATGCTGATCGGCCGCGACGCGCCGCTGATTCGCGAGGCGCTCGCCGAGACCGGCGTGCCGCTGGTCGAGCACGCCACGCTCGAGGCGGCCGTGCAGGCCGCCAGCGTGATGGCCGAGCCCGGCGACGTGGTGCTGCTGTCGCCGGCCTGCGCGAGCTTCGACATGTTCACCGGCTACGCGCATCGCGCCGCCGTGTTCCGCAGCGCACTCGAAGACATCGCACTCGATCGAGGTACGACGCTATGA
- the ftsW gene encoding putative lipid II flippase FtsW — MSWSDRFVSRFIGQREAGGAASVARAATGRAASAASGLAAGLGGVRPTRSRMLDFDYSLMWVAIALLGLGVVMVYSASIAMPDSPKYAAYHDYAFLLRHIVSLTVAFVAAVFAFRVPIATWDKYAPHLFLLALVALAIVLVPHVGKGVNGARRWIPLGITNMQPSEIMKLAVTIYAANYTVRKQEYMQSFAKGFMPMAAAVGLVGMLLLLEPDMGAFMVVAAIAMGVLFLGGVNGKLFGGLVATAVGTFTMLVWLSPWRRERIFAYLDPWDERYAQGKAYQLTHSLIAFGRGEWFGVGLGGSVEKLNYLPEAHTDFILAVIGEELGFVGVLVVILLFYWIVRRAFEIGRQALALDRTFAGLMAKGVGIWFGAQAFINMGVNLGLLPTKGLTLPLVSYGGSGILLNCISLAVLLRVDYENRVLMRGGKI; from the coding sequence ATGAGCTGGTCCGACCGTTTCGTCTCCCGTTTCATCGGCCAGCGCGAGGCCGGCGGCGCCGCCTCCGTCGCCCGCGCCGCCACCGGTCGCGCCGCCTCGGCCGCCAGCGGCCTGGCCGCCGGGCTCGGTGGGGTGCGCCCGACGCGCTCGCGCATGCTCGATTTCGACTACTCGCTGATGTGGGTGGCGATCGCCCTGCTCGGGCTCGGCGTGGTGATGGTCTATTCGGCGTCGATCGCGATGCCCGATTCGCCGAAGTACGCCGCCTATCACGACTACGCCTTCCTGCTGCGCCATATCGTGTCGCTGACGGTCGCCTTCGTGGCGGCCGTGTTCGCGTTCCGGGTGCCGATCGCGACCTGGGACAAGTACGCGCCGCACCTGTTCCTGCTGGCGCTGGTGGCCCTGGCGATCGTGCTGGTGCCGCACGTCGGCAAGGGCGTGAACGGCGCGCGCCGCTGGATTCCGCTGGGCATCACCAACATGCAGCCGTCCGAGATCATGAAGCTCGCGGTGACGATCTACGCGGCCAACTACACGGTGCGCAAGCAGGAGTACATGCAGAGCTTCGCCAAGGGCTTCATGCCGATGGCGGCCGCGGTCGGCCTGGTCGGCATGCTGCTGCTGCTAGAACCCGACATGGGCGCCTTCATGGTGGTGGCCGCGATCGCGATGGGCGTGCTGTTCCTCGGCGGCGTGAACGGCAAGCTGTTCGGCGGCCTGGTGGCCACCGCGGTCGGCACCTTCACGATGCTGGTCTGGCTCTCGCCCTGGCGGCGCGAGCGGATCTTCGCCTATCTCGATCCCTGGGACGAGCGCTACGCGCAGGGCAAGGCCTACCAGCTCACCCACTCGCTGATCGCCTTCGGTCGCGGCGAGTGGTTCGGCGTCGGCCTGGGCGGTAGCGTCGAGAAGCTCAACTACCTGCCCGAGGCGCATACCGACTTCATCCTCGCCGTGATCGGCGAGGAGCTCGGCTTCGTCGGCGTGCTGGTGGTGATCCTGCTGTTCTACTGGATCGTGCGCCGGGCCTTCGAGATCGGCCGCCAGGCGCTCGCGCTCGACCGTACCTTCGCGGGGCTGATGGCCAAGGGCGTCGGCATCTGGTTCGGCGCGCAAGCCTTCATCAACATGGGCGTGAACCTCGGCCTGCTGCCGACCAAGGGCCTTACGCTGCCGCTGGTCAGCTACGGCGGCTCGGGCATCCTGCTCAACTGCATCTCGCTGGCGGTGCTGCTGCGCGTCGACTACGAGAACCGGGTGCTGATGCGCGGAGGCAAGATAT